A stretch of Acropora muricata isolate sample 2 chromosome 7, ASM3666990v1, whole genome shotgun sequence DNA encodes these proteins:
- the LOC136921789 gene encoding uncharacterized protein, producing the protein MRFRLNRVALIADVEKAFHQVRLQPEDRDVTRFLWLKDATKPTLENNVQELRFTRVPFGMISSPFLLAATVKYHLNKADTPVAKMISDNMYVDNMVTGVATSEQAVEFYKEAKSLFQSSSMNLSEWASNSKEFLQNIPESDQTRGDTMKILGTTWNMTGDTIFVNGSETSSCPVTSKREALQSISRIYDPLGFFSPVTLNGKLFLQELWKNELDWDETFSELQQQQWYKIQDDHTPLSSIPVPRYIGIGTENKLSCFTDASPKAYSAAVYLYSSVGRTANVNLVFSKACVAPTKQLSIPRLELLAVVIGTRCLNYVTEQLQLTVTDRVLWTDSQCVLHWMKSHKPLPVFVQNRLKEIKSHKDIKFRNVTTTQNPADLATRGVSAEALIDNQLWWHGPSWLSDDETKWPSWDFQQIDDNTLDQIAKQASSPQIMYETPALIEMENKQEHSVKPVAPFELNEKNYSCLTRLLRVTAWALRFILKVKKKSTGKEELKAEEIEQAKLMWERHVQKNTKNNLKDQLGLQLDQNRILHCHGRMIRENLPESSIFPKLLPKNHAFTSLLINSFHEKLMHAGVSHTLSAIRREFWIPQGRTTVRNVLLNCRRCRRHQGGPYKMPKMAPYPPSRIEESSPFTYTGLDYLGPLYVKVNVVTQKVWVCLFTCLAVRAVHLEVIHDLSAQQFVLCLRRFIARRERSQKYLKAPRVQAKVQPTKGDVLLKESSPKGTWKLAMIEEIITSKDNEVRAATIQTATGKPLN; encoded by the coding sequence ATGAGGTTCAGACTTAACAGAGTGGCGCTAATTGCTGATGTCGAAAAAGCATTTCATCAAGTGAGGCTTCAACCTGAAGACAGAGATGTAACACGATTTCTCTGGTTAAAAGATGCCACAAAGCCCACCCTAGAAAACAATGTACAGGAACTGAGATTCACCCGAGTTCCATTTGGAATGATTTCAAGCCCATTCCTGCTGGCTGCAACAGTCAAGTATCATCTAAACAAAGCAGATACCCCAGTAGCCAAGATGATTTCAGACAACATGTATGTGGACAACATGGTCACAGGAGTTGCCACATCAGAACAAGCAGTCGAATTCTACAAGGAAGCTAAGTCTCTTTTCCAATCTTCATCGATGAATCTCAGTGAGTGGGCATCAAATTCTAAAGAATTCCTTCAGAACATTCCAGAAAGTGACCAAACAAGGGGAGACACCATGAAAATCCTTGGAACCACCTGGAACATGACCGGTGACACAATCTTTGTCAATGGATCTGAAACATCATCCTGTCCAGTCACCTCAAAACGAGAAGCATTACAGTCTATCAGCAGAATCTATGATCCATTAGGATTTTTTTCTCCAGTTACATTAAACGGAAAACTGTTTCTCCAAGAACTTTGGAAAAACGAGTTAGACTGGGATGAAACATTCTCAGAATTACAACAGCAACAGTGGTACAAGATACAGGATGACCACACCCCACTGTCCTCAATTCCTGTGCCTAGATACATTGGTATAGGCACTGAAAACAAACTGTCCTGTTTCACCGATGCCTCACCTAAAGCATACTCCGCAGCTGTATACCTGTACTCCTCAGTTGGCAGAACTGCCAATGTAAACCTGGTATTCTCTAAAGCTTGTGTTGCTCCAACAAAGCAACTCAGTATTCCAAGACTGGAATTATTAGCTGTTGTTATTGGAACAAGGTGCCTGAACTATGTAACTGAACAACTGCAGTTGACAGTAACTGACCGAGTACTGTGGACAGACTCACAGTGTGTTCTTCATTGGATGAAAAGCCACAAACCGCTGCCCGTCTTTGTCCAAAACAGGCTGAAAGAGATAAAGTCACACAAAGACATCAAGTTCAGAAATGTAACCACAACTCAAAATCCAGCTGACTTAGCCACTAGAGGTGTTTCTGCAGAAGCCCTCATCGACAATCAGCTGTGGTGGCATGGACCATCTTGGCTCAGTGATGATGAAACCAAATGGCCTTCATGGGACTTTCAGCAGATAGATGACAACACGCTGGACCAGATTGCCAAACAAGCTAGTAGTCCACAGATCATGTACGAGACTCCAGCCTTgattgaaatggaaaacaaacaagaacactcTGTAAAGCCAGTTGCACCTTTTGAACTGAATGAAAAGAACTATTCTTGCCTGACAAGACTTCTCAGAGTGACTGCGTGGGCCTTACGATTCATCCTGAAAGTTAAGAAGAAGAGTACAGGAAAAGAAGAGCTTAAAGCCGAAGAAATTGAACAAGCAAAATTGATGTGGGAGAGACATGTTCAGAAGAACACCAAGAACAATCTGAAGGATCAACTAGGCCTACAGTTAGATCAAAATAGAATCCTCCATTGCCATGGTAGAATGATCAGAGAAAACCTTCCAGAAAGTTCTATCTTCCCAAAGCTTCTACCAAAGAACCATGCCTTTACCAGCTTACTCATTAACAGTTTCCATGAAAAACTGATGCATGCTGGAGTATCCCATACACTATCAGCTATCAGACGAGAATTCTGGATCCCACAAGGAAGAACAACGGTGAGAAACGTTCTCCTGAACTGTCGTAGATGTAGAAGACATCAAGGAGGCCCATACAAAATGCCCAAGATGGCTCCATACCCACCTTCAAGAATAGAAGAGTCTTCACCCTTTACATACACAGGCCTTGACTATTTGGGACCCTTGTATGTCAAAGTGAATGTAGTAACACAGAAAGTTTGGGTCTGCCTATTTACCTGTTTAGCAGTCAGAGCTGTACATTTAGAAGTCATCCATGACTTGTCTGCACAACAGTTTGTTTTGTGTCTTAGAAGATTTATTGCCAGGCGTGAAAGAAGCCAGAAGTACTTAAAAGCCCCTAGAGTTCAAGCAAAAGTTCAACCTACAAAGGGAGATGTTCTACTGAAAGAAAGTTCACCAAAAGGAACCTGGAAACTAGCAATGATTGAAGAAATCATCACAAGCAAAGATAACGAAGTACGAGCGGCCACTATCCAAACAGCAACAGGAAAGCCGCTGAACTGA
- the LOC136921790 gene encoding uncharacterized protein, whose product MWLTSEDKEGKTTTKTLFSVTKPPKDQKVRRRDICVYCQGKHWSDECKKYATVAARKEKIKGQCFICLKPGHHQKDCKANKVCVHCQQKNKHHRSLCINKFQEKPAETAHACVVTETISTVTENTLLASDEQVLMQTATVEVENLEKSGKQTIRLLLDTGSQRSYITEQLADKLQLPIKASETLTVYTFNTSKPRQLQTPVTELRLLTKDGSSLHLRVNVVPKITGTLQRACFETKKIEHLLKDITLADSIPTSKETASIELLLGSDYYCDIFAVDIQMKQVVPGLNLMASKLGWILTGRIKCQEAQAAPSISMLTYTSSPVSAHLAAQFNVQTLPTEQKPQLDDFWKLETLGISEPSPSEI is encoded by the coding sequence ATGTGGCTCACATCTGAAGATAAAGAAGGTAAAACTACCACTAAAACACTGTTCTCTGTTACCAAGCCTCCCAAAGATCAGAAAGTCAGAAGAAGAGATATCTGTGTCTACTGTCAAGGCAAACACTGGAGTGATGAGTGCAAAAAGTATGCCACTGTGgcagcaagaaaagaaaaaataaagggACAATGTTTCATTTGCCTAAAACCAGGCCATCATCAGAAGGATTGCAAAGCCAATAAAGTGTGTGTTCACTGCCAACAGAAGAATAAGCACCACAGAAGTCTCTGCATTAACAAATTCCAAGAGAAACCTGCAGAAACTGCACATGCATGTGTAGTGACTGAAACCATATCCACTGTAACAGAAAATACCCTACTAGCTTCAGATGAGCAAGTTCTGATGCAAACAGCCACAGTAGAAgttgaaaatcttgaaaaatctgGAAAACAGACCATCAGATTGCTCTTGGATACCGGTAGCCAAAGATCATACATCACTGAACAGTTGGCAGATAAACTTCAATTGCCAATTAAAGCATCTGAGACCCTGACCGTGTACACATTCAACACATCCAAACCCAGACAGCTGCAAACTCCTGTTACTGAACTCAGACTGTTGACAAAAGATGGATCATCCCTGCACTTGAGAGTAAATGTTGTCCCAAAGATAACTGGTACTTTACAAAGAGCATGCTTTGagacaaagaaaattgaacacCTTCTTAAGGACATTACTCTTGCTGACTCAATCCCTACTTCAAAGGAAACTGCAAGTATAGAGCTACTGCTTGGAAGTGATTATTACTGTGACATTTTCGCTGTTGATATACAAATGAAACAAGTTGTTCCAGGATTAAACCTCATGGCATCCAAGCTGGGATGGATACTCACAGGCAGAATTAAGTGTCAAGAAGCTCAAGCTGCTCCTTCAATTTCAATGCTGACATACACATCCAGTCCAGTCAGTGCACATCTTGCTGCTCAGTTCAATGTCCAAACACTACCAACCGAACAGAAACCACAGCTGGACGATTTCTGGAAACTTGAAACACTTGGAATCAGTGAACCAAGCCCTTCAGAAATTTAA
- the LOC136921791 gene encoding uncharacterized protein translates to MKSTTVKLPKLDFNKFRGELLKWQEFWDSFESNASLNPVEKMNYLRAKLEGEAEEAILGLTLTNANYEEAIRLLQKRFGQNEIIINAHYTSLMDMPASSSSTSALRTSYDSIEKHLRSLQALEEDVNTKMLVSLIMTKLPKDVITPLTDYKEDGQEWTVQLLRDKLHRFIKQRKC, encoded by the coding sequence ATGAAAAGTACCACTGTAAAATTGCCGAAGCTTGATTTCAATAAATTTCGTGGGGAACTACTCAAGTGGCAGGAATTCTGGGATTCATTTGAATCGAACGCCTCGCTTAACCCAGTCGAGAAAATGAATTACCTAAGAGCTAAATTAGAGGGAGAAGCTGAAGAAGCAATCTTAGGATTAACCTTGACAAATGCCAACTATGAAGAAGCAATCAGACTATTGCAAAAACGctttggtcaaaatgaaatcaTCATCAATGCTCATTACACTAGTCTCATGGATATGCCTGCTTCCTCAAGTAGTACATCAGCCTTACGTACAAGCTATGATTCAATCGAGAAACACCTCAGATCATTACAAGCCCTGGAAGAAGATGTAAACACAAAAATGCTTGTTTCCCTTATCATGACAAAATTACCCAAAGATGTGATAACTCCCCTGACTGACTACAAAGAAGATGGTCAAGAATGGACAGTGCAGCTTTTGAGAGACAAGTTGCATAGATTCATCAAACAGAGAAAATGCTGA